The Lacerta agilis isolate rLacAgi1 chromosome 5, rLacAgi1.pri, whole genome shotgun sequence genome has a segment encoding these proteins:
- the OTOS gene encoding otospiralin, translating to MKLIFVIIGCFCILVNTQTGARPIEDEEDPYRQPANMPYWPFTTSDFWAYVEYFRILGAYHRINEMARTFFAHQPLGNTLGYHVPDHEH from the exons ATGAAGTTAATCTTTGTGATCATAGGTTGCTTCTGCATTTTggtgaacacacaaacag GTGCCAGGCCGATCGAGGATGAAGAAG ACCCCTACAGACAGCCTGCAAATATGCCCTATTGGCCTTTCACAACCAGCGATTTCTGGGCATATGTGGAATACTTCCGGATCCTGGGAGCATACCATAGAATCAACGAGATGGCCAGGACCTTCTTTGCTCATCAACCTCTTGGAAATACTCTTGGATATCATGTCCCAGATCATGAGCACTAA